One segment of Nomia melanderi isolate GNS246 chromosome 10, iyNomMela1, whole genome shotgun sequence DNA contains the following:
- the LOC116429674 gene encoding uncharacterized protein LOC116429674 isoform X3, whose translation MHEKRRVMMRKVHPLRRLLVGAALLATCLPIVVSTTSLRERRHVGVEESSHRPGRVYTSVSRNSFKSSTSRDNEITTEPGRKVSHRLVGGHLRSDEANQGKDDTLWDDGILLSSAGNGKESKPSRPDDDDGKKTLSQQVKEGKYGLIQNEIYGNRPKRPGIISYLSNPEVPKDTAENLGGLDEDEIWLAENHVLVLRGGKFPGHETTPSNGEAETWPPIDNYKAPRRQVKIPPRPKVPPPFPVQLTDGGPIQIIGTNGTKEIGNGTVDYRKDSLFTKGFLSEDGPLFAIISNGTIVMPNADNNGTSRENDHESKPDPLTGLPPFYHAIPPGAVFVPPPSNQSDYDEEDQSIYYPPPYSFQYQQDNTTAVPPGPLVPGIILPPPPDFFSSVEDKKTTTKKYTKRPTTPPPRQRPTYLPPRKLTTKYKSTTTRAPVIKSRSSVTVSTSTKTYRTTYRNVTAAPPSRVPSVPFVEVTTPTPDKPTTLDNPDFYSISPIAENQVTSQETVKQKNEAWSGVVTSKTLPLLSYYTSTQSTLEKPIEESNEPGTTPDPSVYFKTTTETPLFETVTQPRPAEKKKQFYSVETIPSQETSKDYSIKYIDTVVKNSEPVRYSDSVTRTSPARTQGQRMLPDRTPLYYQTISARPVQSYYTTPRPQSYYRQDKPKPIYQYSFEAADYSKRGNQRQFEQQQQTVPYNDYRDVEISSFNAPQYDYPQNEPTKQLRPQSLPYKSQAPIYPSTTANSVINSTPNPHLTYYTQQDEKLLDDVTKEYFTIFGKKIPHKNIPSTTPIYSKSTERPEYVSSYIENNYNTPEPPIFKTPNVKVHYGDQSQKPNSLIVLKDDILVNYRQPLPPINPDSEFITVSPNPQPPANYRIPNRESQPLAAIRAYPPQQLVNQENGPSTNYVPIAESPEEIDESYPQLPISLEDDIKVNYRDPRPTINPDAEFIDPVHVQENQPEKPKAYFAYRLPGDGGHFYFLTPQAVTQRPERNAAHLYSKSRGARLLRRRRRPGNV comes from the exons ATGCATGAGAAACGACGAGTG ATGATGCGGAAAGTACATCCCCTACGGAGACTCCTCGTGGGCGCAGCCTTGCTGGCGACCTGTCTGCCGATCGTGGTATCGACGACGTCGCTCAGAGAAAGGCGGCACGTCGGCGTCGAGGAATCTAGTCATCGGCCAGGCAGGGTGTACACGTCCGTGAGCCGCAACAGCTTCAAGTCATCGACCAGCAGGGACAACGAGATCACCACCGAACCCGGAAGGAAAGTGTCGCACCGATTAGTCGGAGGACATTTGAGATCCGACGAAGCGAACCAGGGGAAAGACGATACGCTATGGGACGATGGAATTCTCCTGTCCTCGGCGGGAAACGGCAAAGAGTCGAAGCCGAGTCGCccagacgacgacgacgggaaGAAAACGCTCTCCCAGCAAGTAAAAGAGGGAAAGTACGGTCTCATACAGAACGAGATCTACGGTAATCGGCCGAAGAGGCCCGGGATCATCAGCTATCTGAGCAATCCGGAAGTACCGAAGGACACTGCAGAGAATCTAGGGGGTCTGGACGAGGACGAAATCTGGCTGGCCGAGAATCACGTGCTAGTGTTACGGGGTGGGAAATTTCCTGGCCATGAAACCACGCCGAGCAATGGGGAAGCGGAGACCTGGCCACCGATCGACAACTACAAAGCGCCCAGAAGACAGGTCAAGATCCCGCCAAGACCGAAGGTACCACCACCGTTCCCGGTTCAACTCACGGACGGCGGACCGATACAGATCATCGGGACGAACGGGACCAAGGAGATCGGAAACGGCACCGTCGACTACCGGAAGGACTCGCTATTCACGAAGGGTTTCCTATCCGAGGATGGACCACTCTTCGCCATCATATCCAACGGCACCATCGTAATGCCCAACGCGGATAATAATGGTACTTCCAGAGAAAATGACCACGAATCGAAGCCTGACCCACTGACCGGTCTTCCGCCATTTTATCACGCGATACCGCCTGGCGCGGTGTTCGTGCCACCTCCCAGTAATCAGTCGGATTACGACGAGGAGGATCAATCGATTTATTACCCGCCGCCGTACAGCTTCCAGTATCAACAGGACAATACCACGGCAGTACCCCCAGGTCCCCTGGTGCCAGGGATCATCCTGCCACCGCCGCCAGACTTTTTCTCTTCCGTCGAAGACAAGAAGACCACCACGAAGAAATACACGAAGCGACCTACCACCCCGCCGCCAAGGCAAAGACCGACTTATCTGCCACCGAGGAAGCTTACGACGAAATACAAGAGCACCACCACCCGTGCGCCGGTCATAAAGTcaaggtcatcggtgactgtaTCAACCAGCACGAAGACTTACAGAACAACGTACAGGAACGTGACCGCTGCGCCGCCCAGTCGAGTCCCTAGCGTACCATTCGTAGAAGTCACAACTCCCACGCCAGATAAACCGACGACCCTCGATAACCCCGATTTCTACAGCATAAGCCCTATAGCAGAGAACCAAGTGACCAGTCAGGAGACCGTTAAGCAGAAGAATGAAGCCTGGTCCGGCGTAGTGACCAGCAAGACTCTTCCTCTATTGTCGTACTACACATCGACGCAGTCCACCTTGGAGAAGCCTATAGAG GAATCGAACGAACCTGGTACCACTCCCGATCCGTCGGTTTATTTCAAGACCACCACCGAGACTCCGTTGTTCGAGACAGTGACCCAACCACGGCCGGCGGAGAAGAAAAAGCAGTTCTACAGCGTGGAGACTATACCGTCGCAGGAAACATCGAAGGACTACAGCATCAAGTACATCGACACGGTGGTGAAAAACTCGGAGCCGGTTCGTTACAGCGACTCGGTCACGCGAACTTCGCCGGCCAGGACCCAGGGTCAACGCATGTTACCCGATCGCACGCCTCTTTATTATCAGACCATATCCGCTCGTCCAGTGCAATCGTATTACACGACACCGCGGCCGCAGAGTTATTACAGGCAGGACAAGCCGAAGCCGATCTATCAGTACAGCTTCGAGGCGGCGGATTACTCGAAGCGCGGCAATCAGAGGCAATTCGAGCAGCAACAGCAAACCGTGCCTTACAACGACTATCGGGACGTAGAGATCTCAAGCTTTAACGCCCCCCAATACGATTACCCGCAGAACGAGCCGACGAAGCAGCTGAGGCCGCAGAGTCTGCCGTACAAGAGCCAAGCTCCGATTTATCCCTCGACCACTGCCAATTCTGTCATAAACAGCACGCCCAATCCACACTTGACTTACTACACCCAGCAAGATGAGAAGCTATTGGACGACGTCACGAAGGAGTACTTCACGATCTTCGGTAAGAAGATACCGCATAAGAATATACCCAGCACGACGCCTATCTACTCGAAATCCACGGAGAGGCCCGAGTACGTGAGCAGTTACATCGAGAACAATTACAACACCCCTGAGCCGCCGATATTCAAGACGCCGAACGTTAAAGTACACTACGGCGATCAGTCGCAGAAGCCTAATTCCCTGATCGTCCTTAAGGATGATATACTGGTGAACTACAGGCAACCTTTGCCTCCCATCAACCCGGACAGCGAGTTCATTACCGTCAGTCCGAATCCGCAGCCTCCAGCAAACTACAGGATACCGAACCGAGAGAGTCAGCCTCTGGCCGCTATTCGTGCCTACCCGCCTCAACAATTGGTGAACCAAGAGAACGGACCGTCTACGAACTACGTGCCGATAGCGGAATCCCCGGAAGAGATCGACGAGTCGTATCCCCAACTGCCTATATCCTTGGAAGACGACATCAAAGTGAACTACCGGGACCCTCGGCCCACGATCAACCCTGACGCTGAATTCATCGACCCGGTTCACGTGCAGGAGAACCAGCCGGAGAAGCCGAAGGCGTACTTCGCGTACCGATTGCCGGGCGACGGTGGCCACTTTTACTTCCTGACGCCGCAGGCCGTCACGCAGAGGCCGGAACGAAACGCGGCTCACCTCTACTCGAAATCGAGGGGGGCGAGGTTGCTGAGACGTCGACGGCGACCCGGCAACGTCTGA
- the LOC116429674 gene encoding uncharacterized protein LOC116429674 isoform X2 — protein MMRKVHPLRRLLVGAALLATCLPIVVSTTSLRERRHVGVEESSHRPGRVYTSVSRNSFKSSTSRDNEITTEPGRKVSHRLVGGHLRSDEANQGKDDTLWDDGILLSSAGNGKESKPSRPDDDDGKKTLSQQVKEGKYGLIQNEIYGNRPKRPGIISYLSNPEVPKDTAENLGGLDEDEIWLAENHVLVLRGGKFPGHETTPSNGEAETWPPIDNYKAPRRQVKIPPRPKVPPPFPVQLTDGGPIQIIGTNGTKEIGNGTVDYRKDSLFTKGFLSEDGPLFAIISNGTIVMPNADNNGTSRENDHESKPDPLTGLPPFYHAIPPGAVFVPPPSNQSDYDEEDQSIYYPPPYSFQYQQDNTTAVPPGPLVPGIILPPPPDFFSSVEDKKTTTKKYTKRPTTPPPRQRPTYLPPRKLTTKYKSTTTRAPVIKSRSSVTVSTSTKTYRTTYRNVTAAPPSRVPSVPFVEVTTPTPDKPTTLDNPDFYSISPIAENQVTSQETVKQKNEAWSGVVTSKTLPLLSYYTSTQSTLEKPIEVTPASIKNIITTSSPERSPSQASYYFYEESNEPGTTPDPSVYFKTTTETPLFETVTQPRPAEKKKQFYSVETIPSQETSKDYSIKYIDTVVKNSEPVRYSDSVTRTSPARTQGQRMLPDRTPLYYQTISARPVQSYYTTPRPQSYYRQDKPKPIYQYSFEAADYSKRGNQRQFEQQQQTVPYNDYRDVEISSFNAPQYDYPQNEPTKQLRPQSLPYKSQAPIYPSTTANSVINSTPNPHLTYYTQQDEKLLDDVTKEYFTIFGKKIPHKNIPSTTPIYSKSTERPEYVSSYIENNYNTPEPPIFKTPNVKVHYGDQSQKPNSLIVLKDDILVNYRQPLPPINPDSEFITVSPNPQPPANYRIPNRESQPLAAIRAYPPQQLVNQENGPSTNYVPIAESPEEIDESYPQLPISLEDDIKVNYRDPRPTINPDAEFIDPVHVQENQPEKPKAYFAYRLPGDGGHFYFLTPQAVTQRPERNAAHLYSKSRGARLLRRRRRPGNV, from the coding sequence ATGATGCGGAAAGTACATCCCCTACGGAGACTCCTCGTGGGCGCAGCCTTGCTGGCGACCTGTCTGCCGATCGTGGTATCGACGACGTCGCTCAGAGAAAGGCGGCACGTCGGCGTCGAGGAATCTAGTCATCGGCCAGGCAGGGTGTACACGTCCGTGAGCCGCAACAGCTTCAAGTCATCGACCAGCAGGGACAACGAGATCACCACCGAACCCGGAAGGAAAGTGTCGCACCGATTAGTCGGAGGACATTTGAGATCCGACGAAGCGAACCAGGGGAAAGACGATACGCTATGGGACGATGGAATTCTCCTGTCCTCGGCGGGAAACGGCAAAGAGTCGAAGCCGAGTCGCccagacgacgacgacgggaaGAAAACGCTCTCCCAGCAAGTAAAAGAGGGAAAGTACGGTCTCATACAGAACGAGATCTACGGTAATCGGCCGAAGAGGCCCGGGATCATCAGCTATCTGAGCAATCCGGAAGTACCGAAGGACACTGCAGAGAATCTAGGGGGTCTGGACGAGGACGAAATCTGGCTGGCCGAGAATCACGTGCTAGTGTTACGGGGTGGGAAATTTCCTGGCCATGAAACCACGCCGAGCAATGGGGAAGCGGAGACCTGGCCACCGATCGACAACTACAAAGCGCCCAGAAGACAGGTCAAGATCCCGCCAAGACCGAAGGTACCACCACCGTTCCCGGTTCAACTCACGGACGGCGGACCGATACAGATCATCGGGACGAACGGGACCAAGGAGATCGGAAACGGCACCGTCGACTACCGGAAGGACTCGCTATTCACGAAGGGTTTCCTATCCGAGGATGGACCACTCTTCGCCATCATATCCAACGGCACCATCGTAATGCCCAACGCGGATAATAATGGTACTTCCAGAGAAAATGACCACGAATCGAAGCCTGACCCACTGACCGGTCTTCCGCCATTTTATCACGCGATACCGCCTGGCGCGGTGTTCGTGCCACCTCCCAGTAATCAGTCGGATTACGACGAGGAGGATCAATCGATTTATTACCCGCCGCCGTACAGCTTCCAGTATCAACAGGACAATACCACGGCAGTACCCCCAGGTCCCCTGGTGCCAGGGATCATCCTGCCACCGCCGCCAGACTTTTTCTCTTCCGTCGAAGACAAGAAGACCACCACGAAGAAATACACGAAGCGACCTACCACCCCGCCGCCAAGGCAAAGACCGACTTATCTGCCACCGAGGAAGCTTACGACGAAATACAAGAGCACCACCACCCGTGCGCCGGTCATAAAGTcaaggtcatcggtgactgtaTCAACCAGCACGAAGACTTACAGAACAACGTACAGGAACGTGACCGCTGCGCCGCCCAGTCGAGTCCCTAGCGTACCATTCGTAGAAGTCACAACTCCCACGCCAGATAAACCGACGACCCTCGATAACCCCGATTTCTACAGCATAAGCCCTATAGCAGAGAACCAAGTGACCAGTCAGGAGACCGTTAAGCAGAAGAATGAAGCCTGGTCCGGCGTAGTGACCAGCAAGACTCTTCCTCTATTGTCGTACTACACATCGACGCAGTCCACCTTGGAGAAGCCTATAGAGGTAACGCCAGCTTCTATAAAGAACATAATCACTACCAGCAGTCCCGAACGATCGCCTAGCCAAgcttcttattatttttacgaGGAATCGAACGAACCTGGTACCACTCCCGATCCGTCGGTTTATTTCAAGACCACCACCGAGACTCCGTTGTTCGAGACAGTGACCCAACCACGGCCGGCGGAGAAGAAAAAGCAGTTCTACAGCGTGGAGACTATACCGTCGCAGGAAACATCGAAGGACTACAGCATCAAGTACATCGACACGGTGGTGAAAAACTCGGAGCCGGTTCGTTACAGCGACTCGGTCACGCGAACTTCGCCGGCCAGGACCCAGGGTCAACGCATGTTACCCGATCGCACGCCTCTTTATTATCAGACCATATCCGCTCGTCCAGTGCAATCGTATTACACGACACCGCGGCCGCAGAGTTATTACAGGCAGGACAAGCCGAAGCCGATCTATCAGTACAGCTTCGAGGCGGCGGATTACTCGAAGCGCGGCAATCAGAGGCAATTCGAGCAGCAACAGCAAACCGTGCCTTACAACGACTATCGGGACGTAGAGATCTCAAGCTTTAACGCCCCCCAATACGATTACCCGCAGAACGAGCCGACGAAGCAGCTGAGGCCGCAGAGTCTGCCGTACAAGAGCCAAGCTCCGATTTATCCCTCGACCACTGCCAATTCTGTCATAAACAGCACGCCCAATCCACACTTGACTTACTACACCCAGCAAGATGAGAAGCTATTGGACGACGTCACGAAGGAGTACTTCACGATCTTCGGTAAGAAGATACCGCATAAGAATATACCCAGCACGACGCCTATCTACTCGAAATCCACGGAGAGGCCCGAGTACGTGAGCAGTTACATCGAGAACAATTACAACACCCCTGAGCCGCCGATATTCAAGACGCCGAACGTTAAAGTACACTACGGCGATCAGTCGCAGAAGCCTAATTCCCTGATCGTCCTTAAGGATGATATACTGGTGAACTACAGGCAACCTTTGCCTCCCATCAACCCGGACAGCGAGTTCATTACCGTCAGTCCGAATCCGCAGCCTCCAGCAAACTACAGGATACCGAACCGAGAGAGTCAGCCTCTGGCCGCTATTCGTGCCTACCCGCCTCAACAATTGGTGAACCAAGAGAACGGACCGTCTACGAACTACGTGCCGATAGCGGAATCCCCGGAAGAGATCGACGAGTCGTATCCCCAACTGCCTATATCCTTGGAAGACGACATCAAAGTGAACTACCGGGACCCTCGGCCCACGATCAACCCTGACGCTGAATTCATCGACCCGGTTCACGTGCAGGAGAACCAGCCGGAGAAGCCGAAGGCGTACTTCGCGTACCGATTGCCGGGCGACGGTGGCCACTTTTACTTCCTGACGCCGCAGGCCGTCACGCAGAGGCCGGAACGAAACGCGGCTCACCTCTACTCGAAATCGAGGGGGGCGAGGTTGCTGAGACGTCGACGGCGACCCGGCAACGTCTGA
- the LOC116429674 gene encoding uncharacterized protein LOC116429674 isoform X1: MHEKRRVMMRKVHPLRRLLVGAALLATCLPIVVSTTSLRERRHVGVEESSHRPGRVYTSVSRNSFKSSTSRDNEITTEPGRKVSHRLVGGHLRSDEANQGKDDTLWDDGILLSSAGNGKESKPSRPDDDDGKKTLSQQVKEGKYGLIQNEIYGNRPKRPGIISYLSNPEVPKDTAENLGGLDEDEIWLAENHVLVLRGGKFPGHETTPSNGEAETWPPIDNYKAPRRQVKIPPRPKVPPPFPVQLTDGGPIQIIGTNGTKEIGNGTVDYRKDSLFTKGFLSEDGPLFAIISNGTIVMPNADNNGTSRENDHESKPDPLTGLPPFYHAIPPGAVFVPPPSNQSDYDEEDQSIYYPPPYSFQYQQDNTTAVPPGPLVPGIILPPPPDFFSSVEDKKTTTKKYTKRPTTPPPRQRPTYLPPRKLTTKYKSTTTRAPVIKSRSSVTVSTSTKTYRTTYRNVTAAPPSRVPSVPFVEVTTPTPDKPTTLDNPDFYSISPIAENQVTSQETVKQKNEAWSGVVTSKTLPLLSYYTSTQSTLEKPIEVTPASIKNIITTSSPERSPSQASYYFYEESNEPGTTPDPSVYFKTTTETPLFETVTQPRPAEKKKQFYSVETIPSQETSKDYSIKYIDTVVKNSEPVRYSDSVTRTSPARTQGQRMLPDRTPLYYQTISARPVQSYYTTPRPQSYYRQDKPKPIYQYSFEAADYSKRGNQRQFEQQQQTVPYNDYRDVEISSFNAPQYDYPQNEPTKQLRPQSLPYKSQAPIYPSTTANSVINSTPNPHLTYYTQQDEKLLDDVTKEYFTIFGKKIPHKNIPSTTPIYSKSTERPEYVSSYIENNYNTPEPPIFKTPNVKVHYGDQSQKPNSLIVLKDDILVNYRQPLPPINPDSEFITVSPNPQPPANYRIPNRESQPLAAIRAYPPQQLVNQENGPSTNYVPIAESPEEIDESYPQLPISLEDDIKVNYRDPRPTINPDAEFIDPVHVQENQPEKPKAYFAYRLPGDGGHFYFLTPQAVTQRPERNAAHLYSKSRGARLLRRRRRPGNV, from the exons ATGCATGAGAAACGACGAGTG ATGATGCGGAAAGTACATCCCCTACGGAGACTCCTCGTGGGCGCAGCCTTGCTGGCGACCTGTCTGCCGATCGTGGTATCGACGACGTCGCTCAGAGAAAGGCGGCACGTCGGCGTCGAGGAATCTAGTCATCGGCCAGGCAGGGTGTACACGTCCGTGAGCCGCAACAGCTTCAAGTCATCGACCAGCAGGGACAACGAGATCACCACCGAACCCGGAAGGAAAGTGTCGCACCGATTAGTCGGAGGACATTTGAGATCCGACGAAGCGAACCAGGGGAAAGACGATACGCTATGGGACGATGGAATTCTCCTGTCCTCGGCGGGAAACGGCAAAGAGTCGAAGCCGAGTCGCccagacgacgacgacgggaaGAAAACGCTCTCCCAGCAAGTAAAAGAGGGAAAGTACGGTCTCATACAGAACGAGATCTACGGTAATCGGCCGAAGAGGCCCGGGATCATCAGCTATCTGAGCAATCCGGAAGTACCGAAGGACACTGCAGAGAATCTAGGGGGTCTGGACGAGGACGAAATCTGGCTGGCCGAGAATCACGTGCTAGTGTTACGGGGTGGGAAATTTCCTGGCCATGAAACCACGCCGAGCAATGGGGAAGCGGAGACCTGGCCACCGATCGACAACTACAAAGCGCCCAGAAGACAGGTCAAGATCCCGCCAAGACCGAAGGTACCACCACCGTTCCCGGTTCAACTCACGGACGGCGGACCGATACAGATCATCGGGACGAACGGGACCAAGGAGATCGGAAACGGCACCGTCGACTACCGGAAGGACTCGCTATTCACGAAGGGTTTCCTATCCGAGGATGGACCACTCTTCGCCATCATATCCAACGGCACCATCGTAATGCCCAACGCGGATAATAATGGTACTTCCAGAGAAAATGACCACGAATCGAAGCCTGACCCACTGACCGGTCTTCCGCCATTTTATCACGCGATACCGCCTGGCGCGGTGTTCGTGCCACCTCCCAGTAATCAGTCGGATTACGACGAGGAGGATCAATCGATTTATTACCCGCCGCCGTACAGCTTCCAGTATCAACAGGACAATACCACGGCAGTACCCCCAGGTCCCCTGGTGCCAGGGATCATCCTGCCACCGCCGCCAGACTTTTTCTCTTCCGTCGAAGACAAGAAGACCACCACGAAGAAATACACGAAGCGACCTACCACCCCGCCGCCAAGGCAAAGACCGACTTATCTGCCACCGAGGAAGCTTACGACGAAATACAAGAGCACCACCACCCGTGCGCCGGTCATAAAGTcaaggtcatcggtgactgtaTCAACCAGCACGAAGACTTACAGAACAACGTACAGGAACGTGACCGCTGCGCCGCCCAGTCGAGTCCCTAGCGTACCATTCGTAGAAGTCACAACTCCCACGCCAGATAAACCGACGACCCTCGATAACCCCGATTTCTACAGCATAAGCCCTATAGCAGAGAACCAAGTGACCAGTCAGGAGACCGTTAAGCAGAAGAATGAAGCCTGGTCCGGCGTAGTGACCAGCAAGACTCTTCCTCTATTGTCGTACTACACATCGACGCAGTCCACCTTGGAGAAGCCTATAGAGGTAACGCCAGCTTCTATAAAGAACATAATCACTACCAGCAGTCCCGAACGATCGCCTAGCCAAgcttcttattatttttacgaGGAATCGAACGAACCTGGTACCACTCCCGATCCGTCGGTTTATTTCAAGACCACCACCGAGACTCCGTTGTTCGAGACAGTGACCCAACCACGGCCGGCGGAGAAGAAAAAGCAGTTCTACAGCGTGGAGACTATACCGTCGCAGGAAACATCGAAGGACTACAGCATCAAGTACATCGACACGGTGGTGAAAAACTCGGAGCCGGTTCGTTACAGCGACTCGGTCACGCGAACTTCGCCGGCCAGGACCCAGGGTCAACGCATGTTACCCGATCGCACGCCTCTTTATTATCAGACCATATCCGCTCGTCCAGTGCAATCGTATTACACGACACCGCGGCCGCAGAGTTATTACAGGCAGGACAAGCCGAAGCCGATCTATCAGTACAGCTTCGAGGCGGCGGATTACTCGAAGCGCGGCAATCAGAGGCAATTCGAGCAGCAACAGCAAACCGTGCCTTACAACGACTATCGGGACGTAGAGATCTCAAGCTTTAACGCCCCCCAATACGATTACCCGCAGAACGAGCCGACGAAGCAGCTGAGGCCGCAGAGTCTGCCGTACAAGAGCCAAGCTCCGATTTATCCCTCGACCACTGCCAATTCTGTCATAAACAGCACGCCCAATCCACACTTGACTTACTACACCCAGCAAGATGAGAAGCTATTGGACGACGTCACGAAGGAGTACTTCACGATCTTCGGTAAGAAGATACCGCATAAGAATATACCCAGCACGACGCCTATCTACTCGAAATCCACGGAGAGGCCCGAGTACGTGAGCAGTTACATCGAGAACAATTACAACACCCCTGAGCCGCCGATATTCAAGACGCCGAACGTTAAAGTACACTACGGCGATCAGTCGCAGAAGCCTAATTCCCTGATCGTCCTTAAGGATGATATACTGGTGAACTACAGGCAACCTTTGCCTCCCATCAACCCGGACAGCGAGTTCATTACCGTCAGTCCGAATCCGCAGCCTCCAGCAAACTACAGGATACCGAACCGAGAGAGTCAGCCTCTGGCCGCTATTCGTGCCTACCCGCCTCAACAATTGGTGAACCAAGAGAACGGACCGTCTACGAACTACGTGCCGATAGCGGAATCCCCGGAAGAGATCGACGAGTCGTATCCCCAACTGCCTATATCCTTGGAAGACGACATCAAAGTGAACTACCGGGACCCTCGGCCCACGATCAACCCTGACGCTGAATTCATCGACCCGGTTCACGTGCAGGAGAACCAGCCGGAGAAGCCGAAGGCGTACTTCGCGTACCGATTGCCGGGCGACGGTGGCCACTTTTACTTCCTGACGCCGCAGGCCGTCACGCAGAGGCCGGAACGAAACGCGGCTCACCTCTACTCGAAATCGAGGGGGGCGAGGTTGCTGAGACGTCGACGGCGACCCGGCAACGTCTGA